Proteins co-encoded in one Metabacillus sp. KUDC1714 genomic window:
- a CDS encoding PTS transporter subunit IIBC, producing the protein MKLTSFDFWQKFGKALLVVVAVMPAAGIMISLGKLVGMMGVDISLVQTFALVMEEIGWAIIGNLHVLFAVAIGGSWAKERAGGAFAALIAFILINRITGALFGINNEMLSDPSATVNSLFGSELIVKDYFTSILGAPALNMGVFIGIISGFLGANIFNKYYNYSKLPQSLAFFNGKRFVPFVVIGGSIITAIILAIVWPFVQGLLNDFGKWIATSRDTAPIIAPFIFGALERLLLPFGLHHMLTVPMNYTELGGTYTILTGSSAGQTVAGQDPLWLAWIADLNNFLAAGDTDSYKALLNDVTPARFKVGQMLLSCAALIGIALAMYRNVDKEKRTKYKSMFLSAGLAVFLTGVTEPIEFMFMFAAPVLYVAYAIMTGMAFAIVDLIDIRVHSFGIIELFTRTPMIIKAGLWLDLVNFIIACLVFFGLNFTVANFMIKKFKLPTPGRLGNYIDEENGENAQDNQSNDKNQNDDSLATTIIGLLGGKENIEDVDACMTRLRVTIKDVDAVASEQQWKKNGALGLIIKDKGVQAIYGPKADVLKSDIQDRLGA; encoded by the coding sequence ATGAAATTAACGTCATTTGATTTTTGGCAAAAGTTTGGTAAGGCTTTATTAGTAGTCGTTGCAGTTATGCCTGCAGCTGGAATTATGATTTCTCTAGGTAAATTAGTCGGAATGATGGGAGTAGATATATCTTTAGTGCAAACGTTTGCATTAGTGATGGAAGAAATCGGTTGGGCTATTATCGGTAATCTTCACGTATTGTTTGCAGTTGCAATTGGTGGCTCATGGGCAAAGGAACGCGCTGGAGGTGCATTTGCAGCGTTAATTGCTTTTATCCTAATCAATCGAATCACGGGTGCTTTATTTGGTATAAATAACGAAATGTTGAGTGATCCTTCAGCTACTGTCAATTCGTTATTTGGAAGTGAGCTTATTGTTAAAGATTATTTTACCTCTATTTTAGGTGCACCAGCTTTAAATATGGGTGTATTTATAGGGATTATTTCTGGGTTCTTAGGTGCTAATATATTCAATAAATACTATAACTATAGTAAACTACCACAATCGTTAGCGTTTTTTAATGGGAAACGCTTTGTACCATTCGTTGTGATTGGTGGATCGATAATAACAGCAATAATCCTTGCTATCGTTTGGCCGTTTGTTCAAGGACTTTTAAACGATTTTGGAAAATGGATTGCGACATCTCGAGACACTGCTCCAATTATTGCACCATTTATCTTTGGAGCTTTAGAGCGTCTATTACTTCCGTTTGGCTTACATCATATGCTAACGGTTCCAATGAACTATACGGAACTTGGTGGAACATATACGATCTTAACAGGTTCAAGTGCTGGACAGACCGTAGCAGGGCAAGATCCATTATGGCTAGCGTGGATTGCTGACTTAAATAACTTTCTTGCAGCAGGTGATACAGATAGCTATAAGGCATTATTAAATGATGTTACACCTGCACGATTTAAGGTAGGTCAGATGCTTCTTTCTTGTGCAGCTTTAATAGGGATTGCCTTAGCAATGTACCGAAATGTTGATAAAGAAAAACGTACGAAATATAAATCTATGTTCTTGTCAGCGGGTTTAGCGGTATTTTTAACAGGTGTAACTGAACCCATTGAATTTATGTTCATGTTTGCAGCGCCTGTTCTATACGTTGCCTACGCGATTATGACTGGAATGGCATTTGCGATAGTTGACCTTATCGACATCCGTGTGCATTCTTTTGGTATTATCGAACTTTTCACAAGAACTCCAATGATTATTAAAGCCGGTTTATGGCTTGATCTAGTTAATTTCATCATTGCTTGTCTCGTATTTTTCGGCTTAAACTTTACGGTAGCCAATTTTATGATAAAAAAATTCAAATTACCTACACCAGGTCGTTTGGGTAATTATATTGATGAAGAAAACGGAGAGAATGCACAAGATAATCAAAGTAATGATAAAAATCAAAATGATGATTCTCTAGCAACTACAATTATTGGTTTATTAGGAGGAAAAGAAAATATCGAGGATGTCGATGCATGTATGACTCGTCTTCGTGTAACAATTAAAGATGTAGATGCTGTCGCTTCCGAACAACAATGGAAGAAAAACGGTGCTTTAGGTTTAATTATTAAAGATAAAGGTGTACAAGCTATCTATGGACCAAAAGCTGATGTGTTAAAATCTGACATCCAAGATCGTTTAGGAGCATAA